A window of the Scyliorhinus torazame isolate Kashiwa2021f chromosome 12, sScyTor2.1, whole genome shotgun sequence genome harbors these coding sequences:
- the LOC140387075 gene encoding histone-lysine N-methyltransferase PRDM7-like: MVKNQKVPSSITFHSEEDQNDGTLGFPNDTVTNKKEIVSVKKINRKTVVCSGNTLGSTNVQVIKETESRRYSLRNRERKVYTEERELCDDDYLFCEDCETFFIEECPVHGPPVFIKDTVVEFSQPDRARLTLPEGLSIATSKIRKAGLGVWNEGKIIPKGVHFGPYEGVVSNEESAAISGYSWMISKGKQDFEYIDAKDESNSNWMRFVNCARKEEEQNLVAFQQQGKIYYRSCKPIPPRCELLVWYGDEYAKELGIKWTTMWTAKQESKFSLLESSFADPKIFPVKATVE, translated from the exons ATGGtgaag AACCAAAAGGTTCCATCGTCGATTACATTTCATTCAGAAGAGGATCAAAATGATGGAACTCTCGGCTTCCCGAATGACACAGTCACAAATAAGAAAGAGATAGTTTCTGTGAAAAAGATCAATAGAAAAACAG TTGTTTGTTCTGGAAATACTTTGGGATCTACAAATGTACAAGTGATCAAAGAGACTGAAAGTAGAAGATACAgtttgagaaacagagagagaaaggtttACACCGAAGAAAGGGAACTTTGTGATGATGACTACCTGT TTTGTGAAGACTGCGAGACATTTTTTATTGAAGAATGCCCTGTGCATGGTCCTCCAGTATTTATCAAGGACACGGTTGTTGAATTCAGCCAACCAGACAGAGCACGTTTAACCCTTCCAGAGGGTCTCAGCATTGCAACCTCAAAAATTCGAAAAGCCGGTCTTGGTGTGTGGAATGAAGGGAAGATTATTCCCAAAGGAGTTCACTTTGGACCCTATGAAGGAGTCGTATCAAATGAAGAATCAGCTGCTATCAGTGGATATTCATGGATG ATCAGTAAAGGCAAGCAAGATTTTGAGTATATTGATGCGAAGGATGAATCTAATTCAAATTGGATGAG ATTTGTTAACTGTGCCAGAAAGGAAGAGGAGCAGAACCTTGTAGCCTTCCAGCAGCAAGGAAAAATTTATTACAGGAGCTGCAAGCCTATTCCTCCTCGGTGTGAGCTGCTGGTCTGGTACGGTGATGAATATGCAAAGGAACTCGGCATCAAATGGACGACAATGTGGACGGCAAAACAAGAATCAAAAT